Below is a window of Spirochaetota bacterium DNA.
ATTTCGATTATTATAAGATTGCAACATATATTCCTGAAGAATTTTTAGAAAAACTAATGGATAATGTTAACTCAAATAGTAGTATTCTCTATAAAAATTATGATTATGTTTTTTCTTATTATAAAGTTACAGGAACTTGGAGACCACTTGATGGAGCTAATCCTTATTTAGGAGAAAAAAATAAAATAGAAAAAGCAGAAGAAATTAAAATAGAGTTCCTTATTAAAAAGGATGACTTAGATAAAGTTATTAAAAAAATAAAAGAGATACATCCTTATGAACAACCAGCAATTGATGTTTATCCTGTATTACCTGGTTTTATTTTCTAATTTGACTTTTTATTAACTAGTTATATTTATTAGTTATTACATTGGTTTTTTAATATTACTAAATATGCTTTTATTTAAATATTGTTCTTTTATTACTTTAACTATTATTAAGTTTTTAATATTTTCTGACAATAAATAAACAATATTTAATTATTATTAATCTTGTTTTTTTTATTTATTTATGTATTATCTTTTAAAGAATTTTATTTAATTTAATTTTTTATATTAATTTAATTTTTAATTAAAACATTATTTTTATTATTAATAAATTATTATTTTATTATTTCAAGGAGATAATCATTTATGGATTTCAGCATTTTTGATTCTATAAAAGAAAAAATAATAATTGACACTGGGGAGAAATATTATTTAGAAAACTTTATTAAAGACTATGAAGTTACTTTAATATCTGATGAAAATATTAGCATTAAAGGTATTAATGTCATTGATGATAAAATGTTTTCATCTGAAATAATATTTAATGTTAGAAATAATAAAATAGAAAGTTCTATATGTACATGTGATGAAGAAGGTAATTTTTGTTCACATAGAGCTTCATTATTAATTAAATTAATATATGATAGTAAATCATTTATAGTTGAAAATAAATTCAATGTCGAGAAATTTAAAATATACTCAAGAAACATTGCTAAAGAAAGATTTATTAAAAAATTAAAAAAAATAAGTGAAAAATATTCAATAAAAGTTTTATTAATTCTTGAAGATAGAATAAATTCTGAAATTCGATTTAGAATAGATTTTTATCATGAAAATGAGAAAATTAACTTTTACACAGATATACCATATAGTGAAAAGTGGGATGAGCAAAGAAATTTTAATTATACTCTTTTCCCCTTAAAAGATAGACTTATAATAAAAACCATTACAGAATGGATTGGCCATATTCCTGAAGAAGAATTTAGTTTACCCAAAGAAAAAGTTGATCTTTTCATGAAAATTCTTTCAGACTTTCCTGAAATATATGATTATGAGTATGAGGAAAAGTTAACTTTTGATGTTAAATATTTTAAACCTAAAATAATTCTAAATTTAAAAGAAGATTTTTCTGAAATAAATATAGAAATCTTAGACAAAAACTTTAAGATATTTTCAGGGGAAATTTATCAATGGATAATTATTAATAATTGCATTTATCCTTTGAGAGTTAAACTCAATGAAAATATATGGGAAAATTTAATAAATGATAAGTTTATTTTATTAGGCAATGAAATCTCTACTTTCTATTATGAACTTTATCCTAAAATTAAAAATGCTTTTGACATTTCTTTAAAAGGAAATGTTGAGCTTGAAGAAGTTGAAAGTTATGAATACCTCTTTACCATCGACTACGATGGAAATATATTAATATATCCAAAAGTTTTTTCTGAAAAATATAAAATACCTCCTTTAGACATTCCATTTTCGAATCCCGAAGTACCATATATATCATTTTATAAAGACAATAAATATTATGTAATAAAAAGAAACCTTGTAAAAGAAAAAAAGATTCTATTCCTATTAAAAAAATACAATTTTATTATAGAAAATAATATTTTGAAGCAAAAAGATAAATTATATTATAAAAAATTTCTCGAAGAAGGACCAAATATTTTGAAAAAAGAAGCTGCTATTGAGTATACTGAAAGTTTTAAAAAAATTAATCTTGAAAAACTTTATATTTTCGCAAACATAAACTTTGAAGATTCTCCAGAACATCAAAACATAATTTTTATAAATGAAAAATATATTTTCTCAGATGGTACACCAGTTTCAAAAGATGCAATTGAAAAAATAATGGCTGGTAAAAGATTCGTTAATGTTGATGAAAATTTAACACTAGTTGAAAATTATGCTGAAATACAAGAACTATTAGCAACTATAAATTCTATAATTGAAATATTCAAAGATGATAATAAGAAAGAAGCAAAAAAAATTGTTTTTGTTTCTCAACTTTTCTATCTTTATGATGAAATTATTAATATTATAAAAAAATTCAATGCTGAGTCAAATATAAAAATATCGCTTTCACCAAACATTGAGAAAATGATCTATTTAAGGGAAATGATATTAAATGAAAAAGATATAACTGTTCTGAAAAAAACAATATCTATACCAGAAGAAGTCTCATCTATAATGAGAAATTATCAGAAGTATGGTTTTTACTGGTTTCATTTTTTAAAAGAGTTCCAATTTGGTGGAATACTTGCCGATGATATGGGGCTTGGAAAAACTTTACAAATTCTTGCTTTTATAAAATCCTTAAACACTCCTAAACCATCCTTAATAATTTGTCCTACATCTCTAATGCATAACTGGGAAAATGAAATAAAAAAGTTTTTTCCAACATTTAAAACAATAGTAATTAAAGGAAATATAAATGAAAGAAAAAGGGAAATTTCTCACATCAATAGATACGATCTTGTTATAACATCCTATTCATTAATAAGAAATGATATTGATTTATATGAGATATACGATTTTGAGGTTATAGTTCTTGATGAGGCAAATCATATTAAAAACCCAAATACTAAAATAAGTAATACGGTAAAAAAACTAAACTCTACATATCGATTTGTTTTAACAGGAACACCTATTGAAAATAATTTAAAAGAATTATGGTCAATATTTTCTTTTGTTTCACCACATTTACTTGGCAAGTTTAAACCTTTTAAAGAAAAATACATAGATGAATTCACAGAAGAAAAACTTGAAGAATTAAAACAGAAGATAGCTCCATTTATACTTAGAAGAATAAAATCTGAAGTATTAAAAGAACTACCTCCTAAGATTATCCAAACTCTTTTTGCTGATCTTACTCCAATTCAACAGAAATTATATCAAGAAGTACTTGAAAAAACTAGAGAATCTCTACTTGAAAAAATTAGAATAGATGGAATAAAAAAATCAAAAATTCATATTTTAACTGCATTACTTAAATTAAGACAAATTTCAAATCATCCATCTTTAATTAATCCTTCAATTGGAATTGGTGATGAAATCTCTGGTAAAATGGATCTATTAAAAGAATTATTAATAGAATTAACAGACTCTAATCATAAAATATTACTTTTCTCACAATTTACCAAAATGCTTGCTCTAATCCAACAAGAAGTCGAAATATTAGGAATTAAATATTCATACCTTGATGGCTCTCTCTCTGAAACTCAAAGAAAAAAGGAAATAGA
It encodes the following:
- the cutA gene encoding divalent cation tolerance protein CutA; translation: MKEKILDYFDYYKIATYIPEEFLEKLMDNVNSNSSILYKNYDYVFSYYKVTGTWRPLDGANPYLGEKNKIEKAEEIKIEFLIKKDDLDKVIKKIKEIHPYEQPAIDVYPVLPGFIF
- a CDS encoding DEAD/DEAH box helicase is translated as MDFSIFDSIKEKIIIDTGEKYYLENFIKDYEVTLISDENISIKGINVIDDKMFSSEIIFNVRNNKIESSICTCDEEGNFCSHRASLLIKLIYDSKSFIVENKFNVEKFKIYSRNIAKERFIKKLKKISEKYSIKVLLILEDRINSEIRFRIDFYHENEKINFYTDIPYSEKWDEQRNFNYTLFPLKDRLIIKTITEWIGHIPEEEFSLPKEKVDLFMKILSDFPEIYDYEYEEKLTFDVKYFKPKIILNLKEDFSEINIEILDKNFKIFSGEIYQWIIINNCIYPLRVKLNENIWENLINDKFILLGNEISTFYYELYPKIKNAFDISLKGNVELEEVESYEYLFTIDYDGNILIYPKVFSEKYKIPPLDIPFSNPEVPYISFYKDNKYYVIKRNLVKEKKILFLLKKYNFIIENNILKQKDKLYYKKFLEEGPNILKKEAAIEYTESFKKINLEKLYIFANINFEDSPEHQNIIFINEKYIFSDGTPVSKDAIEKIMAGKRFVNVDENLTLVENYAEIQELLATINSIIEIFKDDNKKEAKKIVFVSQLFYLYDEIINIIKKFNAESNIKISLSPNIEKMIYLREMILNEKDITVLKKTISIPEEVSSIMRNYQKYGFYWFHFLKEFQFGGILADDMGLGKTLQILAFIKSLNTPKPSLIICPTSLMHNWENEIKKFFPTFKTIVIKGNINERKREISHINRYDLVITSYSLIRNDIDLYEIYDFEVIVLDEANHIKNPNTKISNTVKKLNSTYRFVLTGTPIENNLKELWSIFSFVSPHLLGKFKPFKEKYIDEFTEEKLEELKQKIAPFILRRIKSEVLKELPPKIIQTLFADLTPIQQKLYQEVLEKTRESLLEKIRIDGIKKSKIHILTALLKLRQISNHPSLINPSIGIGDEISGKMDLLKELLIELTDSNHKILLFSQFTKMLALIQQEVEILGIKYSYLDGSLSETQRKKEIETFKNTDTPLFLISLKAGGYGLNLTEADTVILVDPWWNPMVEMQAIDRSYRIGQVNSVNVYKLISSGTIEEKIINLQERKKALFDNVMSIDNIFASLSEDEIEEMLS